In Actinoplanes octamycinicus, the genomic window GGCCTCCGCATCGCCGCCGGCGACGATCACGCCGGGCGGTGGCGCCACTCGCGGGTCGAACCCGCGGACCGTGGCCCCGGCCGCCACCAGGTCGGCGGCGATCAGGCTGCCCGCCTCGCCCAGCCCCAGTACCGCGAAGATCATGGCGAGGCCTCCAGATGCTCGGTCGTCACGGGCGACGGGTCGCCGCTGGACCCGGCGGGCCTGCGGTGTGCGAGCAAGTGGATGCATCGGTCGCCATCGCTCCATCTCCCGGGCCGGAAACGAGTGTTCCCGCATGCCAACAAGATTGTCAACAATTGTCTCGGCCTGGGGTTTGCCCTAGCTTGAACCGCGTGGCGACCGACCGCGTGCCGATTGTCAACAATGCGATTCGCAGAAGGAGGGTAGGCGCAATGACGGCATCCACCCTGGTGCTCACCGCTCATGTCGGTGACTTCGTCTGGCGCGCGGCAGGTGCGATCGCGCTGGCCCATTCGCGCGGCGAGCGCGTGGTGATCGGCTGCCTGAGCTTCGGCGAGCGGGGCGAGTCCGCCTCGCTGTGGCGCAAGGGATACTCCCTCGATCAGGTCAAGGCGGTCCGCCGGCAGGAGGCCGAGGAGGCCGCCAAGGCGCTCGGCGCGGAGATCCGGTTCTTCGACGCGAACGACTACCCGCTGGTCGAGACGCCGGAGCTGCTGCAGGGCCTGATCGACCTGTACCGCGAGGTGCAGCCGTCGGTGGTGCTGACGCACGCGCCGGCCGATCCGTACAACGGCGACCACGCGTTCGCGCACCAGATCGCGCTCAAGGCCCGGGTGCTCGCCCAGGCGCCCGGCGTGGCGGGACCGGGCGAGGTGATCGGCGCGCCACCGGTGTTCTGCTTCGAGCCACACCAGCCGGAGCAGTGCGGCTTCCTGCCGAACGTGCTGCTCGACGTCACCGACGTGTGGGAGCGCAAACGCGAGGCGATGCAGGTGCTCGCCGCGCAGAAGCACCTGCACGCCTACTACACCGAGCTGGGCGCCCGGCGCGGCCTGCAGGCGGCCCGCAACTCCGGTCCCAACCTCGGCCTGCCCAACGACACCCGGGCCGAGGCCTACATGCGCATCTACCCGCAGGTCACCCGGGAGCTGTCGTGAGCCGCCACGTCGTCGTCCGGACCTTCGAGCGGATCGATCCCGAGGTGGCGAAAGGACTCGCCGAGCAGGGCGCGTCCACCGTGCACGAGGCCGACGGGCGGCGCGGCGCCTTCCGGCCCGAGCTGCACCCGCTCCAGCGGGGCGTGCGGATCGCCGGTGCCGCGGTGACCGTCTCCTGCCACCCCGGCGACAACCTGATGATCCACGCGGCGGTGGAGACGGTCCGGCCCGGCGACGTCGTGGTCGTCACCACGACCTCGCCGTCCACCGACGGCATGCTCGGCGACCTGCTCGCCACGTCGCTGCGGGCGCACGGCGCGGTCGGCGTGGTCATGGACGCCGGCGTGAGGGACGCGGCGGAGCTGCGCGCGATGGGCTTCCCGGTGTGGACCCGGGCGATCAGCCCGCAGGGGACGGTCAAGGCCAGCCCGGGCTCGGTGAACGTGCCGGTCACCATCTGTGGCCAGGTGGTCGGGCCGGGCGACGCGGTGATCGCCGACGACGACGGCATCGTGGTCGTCCCCCGCGACCGGGCCGCCGGCGTGCTCGTCGCGGCGCGGCAGCGCACCGCGAACGAGGAGTCGAAACGGGCCAGGCTGGCCGCCGGTGAGCTGGGCGTGGACCTGTACCGGCTGCGGCCGCTGCTCGACCGGCTCGGGGTGGAGTACCGATGAGCGCCCCGGTCCCGGTTCTGATGATGCGCGGCGGGACGTCCAAGGGGGCGTACTTCCGTGCCGAGGACCTGCCGGCCGACCCGGCCGAGCGTGACCGGCTACTGCTGGCGATCATGGGCTCACCGGATCCGCGGCAGATCGACGGGATCGGCGGCGGCCACCCGCTGACCAGCAAGGTCGCCGTGATCAGCCGTTCCGGGCACCCGGCGGCCGACGTCGACTACCTGTTCCTGCAGGTCCAGGTGGACAAGCCGGTGGTCAGCGCGGAACAGCCGTGCGGCAACATCCTGGCCGGTGTCGGGCCGTTCGCGATCGAGCGCGGCCTGGTCGGCGTCCAGGGCCGGCAGACCCCGGTCCGGGTCCGCATGGTGAACACCGGAGCGCTGGCCGTCGTCACCGTGCCCACGCCGGACGGCCGCGTCGAGTACGCCGGGGACACCGCCCTCAGCGGCGTCCCCGGCACCGCCGCCCGGATCGAGGTGGAGTTCCGGGACACCGCCGGCTCGGTCGCCCCGGGCCTGCTGCCCACCGGCCGGGTCCGCGACGACCTGGACGGCGTCCCGGCCACGCTGATCGACAACGGCATGCCGGTCGTCCTGCTCAACGCCGACGACCTGGGTGTCTCCGGCTACGAGACGCCGGCCCAGCTGGAGGCGCACGCCGCCCTGTGCCGCCGGGTGGAGGGGCTGCGGCTGATCGCCGGCAAGCTGATGGGCCTGGGCGACGTCTCGGCCACCACGGTGCCGAAGATGTGCCTGATCGCGCCGGCAGCGCACGGCGGCACGCTGAGCACCCGGATGTTCATCCCGCACCGGGTGCACGCCTCGATCGGCGTGCTCGCGGCGGTCAGCGTCGGGACCGCCGCCGCCGTCCCGGGCAGCATCGCCTTCCTGCCGGAGCGGCCGGAGACCATCCGGCTGGAACACCCGACCGGCTTCTCCGACGTGGTCGTCGACGTCGCAGCGGCCGGCGACGAGATCACGGTCGGCCGGTCGGCCATCGTGAGCACCGCCCGCCTGCTCCTGGAGGGGCAGGTCCACCCCCCGCGAGGAAAGCCATGGCTGAACGCACCCGCGACATCGCCCACGTCTCCGCCGTCGAGCTCTTCACCCCGGTGCTGGACGACACCGTGCGGTTCTTCACCGACCAGATGGCGATGGAGGCGGTCGACCGTCGCGGCCACAGCGTCTACCTGCACACCTGGGACGACTACGAGCGGTTCTCGCTCAAGGTGACCGCCGCGCCGGCCTCCGGCATCGGGCGCAGCTGGCTGCGCGCCCGGAGCCCGGAGGCGCTGGAGCGCCGGGTCGCCGCGATCGAGAAAGCCGGCTTCGGCGAGGGGTGGAACACCGACGAGCCCGGCTACGGCCCGGTCTTCCACTTCACCGATCCGGACGGGCACCGGTTCGGGCTCTACTGGGAGACCCACCGCTACGTCGCCTCGGACGAGACCCGGCCCTCGTTGAAGAACCAGGCCGCGAGGTTCCCGGGCCGCGGCTCGAACGTGCGCCGCCTGGACCACATCAACTTCCTGGCCCGGGACGTGCCGGAGAACGAGACGTTCGTCAACGAGGCGCTCACCGGCCGGCCCAGCGAGCAGATCGTGCTGGACGACGGCACCAAGGCCGCGGTCTGGTACACGTTCAGCGACAAGTCGTACGACGTGGTCTACACCCGGGACTGGACCGGCTCGACCGGGCGGCTGCACCACATCGCGTTCGCCACCGACACCCGCGAGGACATCCTGCGGGCCGCGGACGTGTTCCTGGAGGCCGGCGTGCACATCGAGACCGGCCCGCACAAGCACGCCATCCAGCAGACCTTCTTCCTGTACGTCTACGAGCCGGGCGGCAACCGGATCGAGCTGTGCAACGCCGGCGCCCGGCTGCTGCTCGCCCCGGACCACGAGGTGGTCACCTGGACCGAGGCGGAGCGCGCCAAGGGCCAGGCCTGGGGCCTCAAGACCATCGAGACGTTCCACACCCACGGGACGCCTCCGGTGGCCGAGTCGGAGTGGGCCTGACCCACGGCATGCCTCCGGTGGCCGAGTCGGAGTGGGCCTGACCCACGGGACGATCACGGCCGGCGATCCGGGCGGATGCGACCGGGCAGGCGGCAGGACAGCCCGGTCGACCTGCTCAACCTGAACCTGGTCACACCCGGGAGCTGAGCCGCTCGGCGGACCGGTCCAGCATGGTGCCGACCACGCTGGCCAGCATCCGCCGGCTGACCAGGCGACCGGCGCCGGTCATCACCTTGTTGAGCGCGCCGGTGACCACGCTGGGCGGTGGGTTGCGCCGGTCCAGGGCGCGCAGCGCGGCGTCGACGACCTGGTCGGCTCGCATCCGGCGGGTGCCGCCGTCGGCGCCCTGACCGGCGACCTCGAAGAACTCGGTCTCGGTGGCGCCCGGGGAGACGGCGAGCACGCGCAGGCCGGTGCCGCGGGACTCGTACCAGAGCGCCTCGCTGAAGCTGAGCACGAACGCCTTGGTCGCGCCGTAGACGGCCATCCGCGGATTCGGCTGGTAGGCGGCGACGCTGGCCAGGTTGATCAGGAAGCCGTGGCCGGCGCGCAGCTCGTCGATGAATGCCCGGGTGATGCCGACCAGGCTGGTCACGTTGAGGGTGATCTCGTCGGTGACCCGGCCCGGATCCTCCTCGTGGAACGGCCGGTTGGTGCCGAACCCGGCGTTGTTGATCATGCTGGTGACCGGCGTGCCGGCGAGGGCCGCGTGGAGGCGCTCGCCGGCGTCCGGGACGGCCAGGTCCATCGCGATCGTGGTGACCGTGCCGCCGGCGGCCGTCAGCTCCGCCTGAAGCTCGGCGAGACGGTCGGCGCGGCGGGCGACCAGCACCAGGCCGGCCCCACGGGCGGCGAGCTTGCGGGCGAACTCGGCGCCCAGCCCGGCGCTGGCGCCGGTGATCAGGACGGTCTGTGCTCGGTAATCGACTGCGCTCATGGTGTGCATGCTATGCCTACTTGGCACTTGGTGCCAAGCAGTCATCGCCTGTTAAAGTGGCGGCATGCCCGAGCAGACCCTCTGGAACCGGACCCGCCAGGCGGTCTACGACGAGATCGCCCGGACCGCGATGGAGCTGTTCCTGACGCGTGGGTTCGAGGCGACCACGATCGACGACATCGCCAAGGCGGCCGGCATCTCCCGGCGCTCCTTCTTCCGCTATTTCGGGACCAAGGAGGACATCGTGCTCGGCGATCTGGCCGCGCAGGGCGAGCTGGCGGCCCGGGCCCTCGCCGAGCGGCCGCAGAGCGAGGACCCGTGGACCGCGCTGCGGAGCGCGTTCCACGCGATCAAGGACGTCACCTACGACGCGGACACCATGCTCAAGGTGTCCAAGATGATGTACGAGACGCCGTCACTGCGCGCCCGGCACATCGAGAAACATCTCCGGTGGCAGGAGTCCCTGGTCCCGGAGCTGCGGCGGCGGCTGCGGGCCGATCCGGACGACCCGCTGGACGTCCGGGCGGAGGCGCTCGTCGCCTGTGCCATCACCTGCCTGGACGTGGCCGGCGAGGCGTGGACGCGGGCGAACGGCGCGGTCCCCCTCGAAGACCTGTTCGACTCGGCGGCCGCCGCCCTCCGCCCCTGACCCGGCCCACGCCGCGCACCGGCGTGCCGGGCGGAGCCGGTCGACGCGGCGGAACCGGAGCCGGCCGTCCCGATGCTGGCCGGAAGCGCCGCCGGCCGGTGACGGCGCGCGGCTACTCCTCGTCCTTGTCGTCACGGCGGTCACGGACTTTCCGGACCACCGTGACGGCGGCGCCGGCCAGGGTGAGCAGGGCGATGCCGAACTGCACCCAGGCGGTGGCGTCGGAAAGCCAGGCAGAGGCGGCGGGAACCATGACGCGAACGCTCCTCGGGTATCGATCGAACTGACTCACCTCAGCGTGATCGATACGGAGCCGGTCGTCGCCGGAACAAAACAGAACGGAACGGTGGAGCGCTCCGGGCATCACCGGAGTTCAATTCCCCTTATGACGGAACGCCGGAATCCACCGCGAGACACCGCGCAGCAAGCGTACGCCCGGGAACTGCGCGCCCTCGTCATCGACAGTGGAGATTCCACCTACCGGGGGATCCAGCGAAAGATCAAGGAGTTCGACTACCCGGCCTCGGTGAGCACCGTCTACGAGAAACTGAACGGCAACCGTGAGCTGGACCTGCCGTTCGTCGAGGCGGTCGTCCGGGCTCATCACGCCCTCGCGAAACGGCCCGGGCAGCCTGATCTGGGCCGGTGGCGACGTCGGCACCGACGGGCACAGCAGGAGCAGGCCCTGGAGGTGGAGCCGTCGGCGTGGCTCGGGCCGGCGCCCGACCTCGCGCCCGCCTTCCAGGAGCGCCCGGCGAGCGCGGTCCTGGACACCCTGGTCGCCGACCACGGCCAGGTGGTGCTGACCGGGCCGAGCGGCACCGGCAAGACCCAGCTGGCCCGGTCGGCGATGGCCCGGGCGTGGCGGAAAGGGCTGGTGAACCTCGCCGTCTGGGTGCCCGGGCACACGCACGAGGCGATCGTCGACGGATTCGTGGACGCCTCCCGGGCTCTCGGCCTGCCGGACGGCCATGACCGCGAGGCCACCGCCCGCCGGTTCCGGAACTGGCTGGCCGGCCGGCATGGCTACCGCTGGGTGCTGGCCATCGACGACCTGCAGGACCCCGTACACCTGGCGGACCTGTGGCCGCCCGCCGACGCCGGGTCCACCATCGTCACCACCCAGCGCCGGGACTCCTCGCTCGGAGCGGGCCAGCGGAAGGTCGTCGAGATCGGGGCGTTCGAGCCGGACGAGGCGCTGACGTTCCTGAGTGACCAGCTCGGCGACGAGCCGGGACAGCTGGCGGGCGCCGGGGAACTCGCCGCCGCGCTGGAGAACCATCCCTACTCGCTGGCCCGGGCCGTCACCTTCATCGCCGACTACCGGACCGATTGCTCGGGCTATCTCCGGCAGTTCCGTTCCCGGTCGCTGACCGAGCTCGGCGCCTACAGCGGCGGCGCGTTCACCACCGCGCGCCTGCTCATCGAGCCGGCCGACCGGCTGGCACCGGCCCGGGTGGCGGCGCCGCTGCTGCGCCTGGCCGCCGTGCTCGACCCGCACGGCATCCCGGTGCCGCTCTTCGCGACCGCACCGATCGTGCGTCTCGTCGAGGCGGACCGGGGCGCGCCCACCACCGCGGCGGACACCCTGGACGGGCTGTCCTGCCTGCGGCGGGTGAGCCTCGCCGAGTTCGTCGACGGCGGGCAGCGACTCCGGGTCCACGCGCTGACCCAGCGCGCGGTCCGCGAGGCATCCGCCGAGCGCCTCGGCGACCTGGTGCGCTGCGCCGCGGACGCGCTGGTGGAGTGGTACCGGGCGTGCCCGGCCGAGACCGCGGCGCTGCGCGGCAACGTCACCGCCCTGCTCCGGGTCGCGGCGGTAGCGCTGTGCGGCCCGGACCGCCTGCACTCCGCCGTCTTCGAGGCCGGCA contains:
- a CDS encoding PIG-L deacetylase family protein, producing MTASTLVLTAHVGDFVWRAAGAIALAHSRGERVVIGCLSFGERGESASLWRKGYSLDQVKAVRRQEAEEAAKALGAEIRFFDANDYPLVETPELLQGLIDLYREVQPSVVLTHAPADPYNGDHAFAHQIALKARVLAQAPGVAGPGEVIGAPPVFCFEPHQPEQCGFLPNVLLDVTDVWERKREAMQVLAAQKHLHAYYTELGARRGLQAARNSGPNLGLPNDTRAEAYMRIYPQVTRELS
- a CDS encoding 4-carboxy-4-hydroxy-2-oxoadipate aldolase/oxaloacetate decarboxylase, whose amino-acid sequence is MSRHVVVRTFERIDPEVAKGLAEQGASTVHEADGRRGAFRPELHPLQRGVRIAGAAVTVSCHPGDNLMIHAAVETVRPGDVVVVTTTSPSTDGMLGDLLATSLRAHGAVGVVMDAGVRDAAELRAMGFPVWTRAISPQGTVKASPGSVNVPVTICGQVVGPGDAVIADDDGIVVVPRDRAAGVLVAARQRTANEESKRARLAAGELGVDLYRLRPLLDRLGVEYR
- a CDS encoding 4-oxalomesaconate tautomerase, with the translated sequence MSAPVPVLMMRGGTSKGAYFRAEDLPADPAERDRLLLAIMGSPDPRQIDGIGGGHPLTSKVAVISRSGHPAADVDYLFLQVQVDKPVVSAEQPCGNILAGVGPFAIERGLVGVQGRQTPVRVRMVNTGALAVVTVPTPDGRVEYAGDTALSGVPGTAARIEVEFRDTAGSVAPGLLPTGRVRDDLDGVPATLIDNGMPVVLLNADDLGVSGYETPAQLEAHAALCRRVEGLRLIAGKLMGLGDVSATTVPKMCLIAPAAHGGTLSTRMFIPHRVHASIGVLAAVSVGTAAAVPGSIAFLPERPETIRLEHPTGFSDVVVDVAAAGDEITVGRSAIVSTARLLLEGQVHPPRGKPWLNAPATSPTSPPSSSSPRCWTTPCGSSPTRWRWRRSTVAATASTCTPGTTTSGSRSR
- a CDS encoding VOC family protein; this translates as MDDTVRFFTDQMAMEAVDRRGHSVYLHTWDDYERFSLKVTAAPASGIGRSWLRARSPEALERRVAAIEKAGFGEGWNTDEPGYGPVFHFTDPDGHRFGLYWETHRYVASDETRPSLKNQAARFPGRGSNVRRLDHINFLARDVPENETFVNEALTGRPSEQIVLDDGTKAAVWYTFSDKSYDVVYTRDWTGSTGRLHHIAFATDTREDILRAADVFLEAGVHIETGPHKHAIQQTFFLYVYEPGGNRIELCNAGARLLLAPDHEVVTWTEAERAKGQAWGLKTIETFHTHGTPPVAESEWA
- a CDS encoding SDR family NAD(P)-dependent oxidoreductase, whose amino-acid sequence is MSAVDYRAQTVLITGASAGLGAEFARKLAARGAGLVLVARRADRLAELQAELTAAGGTVTTIAMDLAVPDAGERLHAALAGTPVTSMINNAGFGTNRPFHEEDPGRVTDEITLNVTSLVGITRAFIDELRAGHGFLINLASVAAYQPNPRMAVYGATKAFVLSFSEALWYESRGTGLRVLAVSPGATETEFFEVAGQGADGGTRRMRADQVVDAALRALDRRNPPPSVVTGALNKVMTGAGRLVSRRMLASVVGTMLDRSAERLSSRV
- a CDS encoding TetR family transcriptional regulator: MPEQTLWNRTRQAVYDEIARTAMELFLTRGFEATTIDDIAKAAGISRRSFFRYFGTKEDIVLGDLAAQGELAARALAERPQSEDPWTALRSAFHAIKDVTYDADTMLKVSKMMYETPSLRARHIEKHLRWQESLVPELRRRLRADPDDPLDVRAEALVACAITCLDVAGEAWTRANGAVPLEDLFDSAAAALRP
- a CDS encoding tetratricopeptide repeat protein, coding for MTERRNPPRDTAQQAYARELRALVIDSGDSTYRGIQRKIKEFDYPASVSTVYEKLNGNRELDLPFVEAVVRAHHALAKRPGQPDLGRWRRRHRRAQQEQALEVEPSAWLGPAPDLAPAFQERPASAVLDTLVADHGQVVLTGPSGTGKTQLARSAMARAWRKGLVNLAVWVPGHTHEAIVDGFVDASRALGLPDGHDREATARRFRNWLAGRHGYRWVLAIDDLQDPVHLADLWPPADAGSTIVTTQRRDSSLGAGQRKVVEIGAFEPDEALTFLSDQLGDEPGQLAGAGELAAALENHPYSLARAVTFIADYRTDCSGYLRQFRSRSLTELGAYSGGAFTTARLLIEPADRLAPARVAAPLLRLAAVLDPHGIPVPLFATAPIVRLVEADRGAPTTAADTLDGLSCLRRVSLAEFVDGGQRLRVHALTQRAVREASAERLGDLVRCAADALVEWYRACPAETAALRGNVTALLRVAAVALCGPDRLHSAVFEAGNSLTDDGLYRTARAYWEFLLPLAVEHLGAEHQDTLTIRHNLAWTHGRLGDASGARKELSALLPVRVRVLGADHPNVLATREGIAIWAARDGDHETAAAQLTVLVADYLRTLGPHARDTLNTRVELADQRGEAESAQVAADLLGPLLDELRTALPAAAPEIRHAHRLLVLWLARADRVIEALDRMNNLVTECQEQLGRDHLDTLWNRYLAAELLRGAGRTERADAEVTALTADVQRLLQDGHTELTEISDMLDAWWVSGVG